In the genome of Myripristis murdjan chromosome 21, fMyrMur1.1, whole genome shotgun sequence, the window CCGGTCAAACACAgctctcttcaaaataaaatcgtAGAAACTCATCATGGTCATAGAACCACTGTAGCAGGGATGCATCTGCTACGACCCATAACGATTATATAGTTCAGTGACtggattaaaataaagaaatatatatttgtgcCAGGCCTGGTTGTCTATCTGAGCTATTAATTATATTTGTCTTATATATGCTTTTAACCTTGAAACTAATTTACATCTCAGAAGACCTATTTTTCTGCAGCAAAGTGTCTACTTTAAACTTTAAGGCCGCTATTTTCTGACGGTAGGAGGCTTCCTGGGtaatgtatttaatttattcttcaaaaaaaaaaaaaaaatcagacatttttAAGAAGGCGCTACTTTGTCTatcttttaaatttgtgtgtttaAGTGAGACATTTatatgctttattttgaaacttgacCACCGGAAGTTGATGCTGTCTTGAACTACTTGATGTGAAGTCCTGAGTGATGGAGTTCATCTCATAAAGACGTGGCATGACTCCCTGCCAATCTTTCCTTgttcatatttatatattttagcTGCAGACAACACCATGGCACACGAACCGATGGTGAAACGAACAAAGCCCGAGGTGAGGAAAtggattttaatattttgtgtatgtatCCACAAAATTATTCAGTtttgtgattgattgattgatatctTGATTGATTGcctgattttaaaaatactgcAATTAAATCTTGTTTGCTATGACTATCAGTGCATCATCATTTCATCTCAAACCTTGAGCTCCCGGTATTTCAGGAacgaaaacactgaaaaagttCACCACCAGATGACGCCACTCATCACACTGATAACAAGGAAGCGACTGCATTTTACACCGTTTAtgggggattaaaaaaaaaaaaaaaaaaaaatgaaaaagcacatttctttttatcatACTGGGTATATccaatgtgtatgtgtatgtgcgtgtgcgtgcatgtgcatgcgaggtttcctgttttgctgttggCACCAATTATCTTTGGCCTCAGGGTGGTTGGCACACAGTGCAGCACGCCTAATAATCCAAACTGCCTCCTTCAACTCATGgatttagtattttatttaacaCAAATGTTGCTGTTCTTCACAGTAACAAGCTACTTcccttgtttgtttacatatttatttattcatttattttacaatgtttcgatttaaaaaaaaaaaaaattaagaaagcaaaacTATGTCTTTATTAAAGTGTTTCACATTTAAACAGTCATTgctgcaataaaacaaaattattgcATTGCTAATATTTGCAACCAGTTTTGTCACTGGTAACATTCTCATTATAAACAGAGTGTTAAAAGTAACATTAGTTTTGTAAAATATCTCCCAAACATTGTCTTCATTCTCATGTCCCTTGCATTTTCTTGTTGACATACATACAAGATTGTGTGAGTCCATGTCATATGCAGTTTGCAGCCGGTGAtagtttgtgtatatgtgtgtaggACTTCATGAGAGTTACACTGCCATGGTGTGAGACTCCTAAAGGTAGCACACACTCCTCCGTCAGCGCTCCATTGGTGGTGTCCCAGCACATCACAGTGGATATGACTTGGTTCTTGTCATCACGGCCCCCGGTGATGAAGAGTTTGTTGTTGCAAGCAGCGATGGCGCAGCTTGCCCTCTCGCCCAGTCGGGTCACGAGGGACCAGGAGTCTGAGAGAGGGGAGTAGCAGTACATGGCGTGCATGGCACCACCTGAGAGCAGACAGGATAGTGACATAaagtgtcattaaaaaaaaaaaaaaaaagttgcatttccATTACTAAAATTCCTCAGCCAGTATTTCAAAAgctctgtttttgaaaacagcTATTACATCAAGTGTAGTTACAACATTTGTATTATCCTCTTGCATTAAAACCTCATTGCCCTGACCTCATGGAAAACTGCATACTTCAACTTTCTCCTCCTCAACCTTGCCAGTTCCATGTGTGGCTTTGctattacaaatgcatgcattctGCACAGCCGAGCTTTGCCCAATCTCCCaaaattttattgtaaattctaGTCCcaatcccaaggtttccaaagatgccaatattcattcattttccattctCACTTAGTCCTATTCATGGTTGCAGTGGGCTGGATCCTCTCCCAGCACGCATATAACAAATGTATCATGCTGAAATGCAGGATTTACATATTTTCTATTGCATGTAATGGTTAGGGGAAACAATGGTATGCtagatttgaatatttcactctatgtttaagtgtgatgtagcttcagtgaagcattgCAACCAGCGGACACAGAAAATCTGTTAATGTGCCATGGGAATTTTTTGGAAACTTTAAAGCTACGTAACAGTTACGTCATTGTGAGCTACCTGACGTAGTTAAAAATTCCAACTCTTAAAACGGCTTATGTTAAACAAAAGTCCCTTTCTCTCTGGAAACTGTTTTAGCTTACACTTTTGAATCATCCCTCCCCGTGTTTATTTGCTGCCTAAAATACTATGTGTCAACAGGAAATTAAATTAAGGAAGTGGGGTGCTTTCATAATGCCAGGGAGTTCAAGTAATAGTGTCTAATAGTAGTCTCACGGTCTAATAATGACTTAGAAGAAAGTGTTGTATTTCCAGCAATCACTTGTGAGTGTATCAGTTTTCTCACATGGTGAGAAATTTGAAATTGAATTCTTCTACACTGTtaattgcacacacacgcacacacacaatatacacaTCAACACATGCAGTCACTCCCATAACTGTTTTTTAGGGCCACTCACCAACTACATAGATGCAGTCCTTGAATGTGACTGCGTTAGTGCATTTTGCTTCAATGGGGATGGGCGCCCGCAGCTCCCAGTTCTCTGTTCCTGGCTCCCAGCACTGAACCCTGTCAGTGGCCAGCTTCCCGTTGGGCCCGCCCCCAATCACATAGATCCACCTATCATAGCTTGCAGCAGCAAAAGAGCTCACACCTAGCAAAAGGGGTGAGACCTGGAAGAGGCACATAGACAGGATTTATGAGTTAACACATGGTGAATTAAAAAGCCGTGCACTTTGTGGACGTGTAATGTTATGTACTGTTAGTATTTAGTTGTTTACCTGTGTCCAGCGATTGTGAAAGGGATCATAAGCCTCAACGCTACTGAGTCTCTGAATCCCATCAAATCCTCCAAGTGCATAGACCTTCCCCCTGTGAACTGCCATCTTGTGTCTCCAGCGTCCAGTTAACAGGGGCTCCATCTGGATCCATCTGTCCAGAGCGCCATTATACTTCCAGACCTCATGTTTTGTCTCTTTACCGCCTGCAACAACAGGAGCATTCAGGATAACTGTAACAAACCACAGGCTCTAGCTTTCATCTCAAACTTAAAATGCTTTAgtaaatcattaataacatttaGCAGTGGCAGGGTGATGATTTATGTTCTCTTTCACCTAAAAAATTTCAGCGAAGTGGCACATGACCCCAATAGTGAATGAGCATGACTGCATGTCTGGGTCATACACTGAGCCATCATTGTAGTAAAAGGGGGAATAAAGATGTAAAAACTCTAAAGTTTAGAGTTTTTACATGGTTTAGGGCCTAAACTATAATGACACCTCCAAATCCACCTCTGTTGGTGTAGGATTGTTTTACAACAGAGACAAAGGCTGATGTAGTTCCTGAGCCGAGGAGCGCTTAAAACCACAACATGTTGACACCTcttcctgttgtttctgttgagCGGCACGTTATGGGCTGACTGACAGAAAGTTCGGTGTGACTGAAAGCACACTGGAACATATAAAAACAAGCTTCACAATAACCAATGTACATGCATGAAAACCTGCTTCTACTGTAATTTATCTGACACATtagcattttgtgttgaattttaaattttatttgtccTGGCAGGAATCAGTCACCCATATTCAACAATGCTTTGCATCTGTCAgaatatgaaaaacatattGATGTGGTATTTCTTACCAGATATGTACACTTCATTGCGAAAGGTGATGCAAGCAAACTCCACCCATTTCTTGTTTTGGGACTCCTCTTCCATCTCTGTGATTGGTAACTTGGCGACCTCCAGCCGGCTGCGTCTAAGAGGGTCCAGACAAGTGACAGTGGAAATGAAGCGTTCGTCTTTAGTGCAGCCACCGATGATCATGAACACCTCTGATAAGAAGTGCCGCACACGGGGCTTGGTTCGCTCAGACACCACCTGTAAGTACATGACACAGTGCAGGGAAGCTTGTTACCAAATCATATGCTCTAAAACAATAACAATCTACCATCTGAAAAAGGGAATATCCAGTCTCGGGAAGTGTCTTCCAGCAcaatactaaaataaattatattttcatattaCTTTTAAGAGGATAACTTTGCCGTTGGTAAACAAAATGATACACTATTACACTTAAAATCACAGTGAAAAAGGAATTTGAGAGCATCTTCCATACATTCACCCATTTTTCATACTTGTTTGTTCCTAATTTAGGGTCAGAGGGCCTatcccaacatgcactgggtGGAATGTAGGGAAACACGCTGGACAGGTAAGGActaatgcacacataaacaggGAGGACATGCAAACTTCACACAGAAAGACCAAGGCTGAAATTTAAACCCAGGAtcttcttgctgtgaggtgaTGTTTTTAAGCAGCAAAGATCCACCGTGCatcttaatttcttaatttctgttAAAACAGGGCATTGGATGGGATATAATGTAGGTAGGGATCGTTCAAACATGTGAACAAATGGGACTGCAATTAGGGAATACCAGCCAGTTTAATGTGATGGGAGAAACAGAGGGGCATAGTGGCAGTAAAAATAATTagatatgaaaacagaagaaaataaaaactttgttcttcttttttttttttttttttttttttttttttttttttttttagccatttgcTATTAAACAGGTGTATATTATGATGTGGAAAATGAGCTGAGCTGaagttctttttttaattcattgtgactttaaatgaTCACTCACTGGGGCCTctatatttgaacaattttgtAGATCATGATCTTTTCACCCAAATAgttaaaaagtatttaaaagaggaaaaaaactcatattACTGGAGAAAACCCTCATTGTCTCCCCCGTATACTGACCTCCCTGCCAGACAGGTGATAGATGCGTGCCTCCTGCAACAGAGGAAATGCCCCACTGCAGTGGCGAATCAGCTCATCTGATTCCACTTTTTCCACAAAGTATGCTGGCTCCAGCAGCGGCAGTCGCACATAAGACAGCAGCCTGGCCAGCAACGGACACCGTTCATCCTCCTGGCCTCTCACCCAGCACATCAGTGCTTCAAAAACACACTCCTCACAAGTCACGTTGAGGTCATCCCTCTGCAGGACAGACTCCAGAGCCTCCGCTGGCATTTCTAGGAAGTCCTCCTGCTGGATGACCTGGGAGAACTCAGAGATGATGTAGTCCTGAGCCCTGATCCTCAGAGCCGGTAGAGCGTGACTGTCAGCCAGGCGTAAGACCCCAACGCAGCTCTCCGGGTGGAGAGACTTGCTCAGAAAGCCAGCACATGCATCCACCACACGCAAGAactagaggaggagggggaaagtAGCATGAGGGTATGAGCAAATCCAGTGAATATCCCCTAACTTACccagtttccctcatttctaAATACCACAGATGCCAAACCAAGCCAGAtgccaaaatgtttatttgctttaaaCAGTGCATTTAAATCTTTAATCAATGAAAAGTAAACTTTGAAGCACTGTCTTATGATTGTGTAAACTGGCTCCCGCTGCCTATATTCTGCTATATGATAAACCACAATCATGTGGCACCTACAGGGGCAAAAACAACTTTTATTGAATGTGCACTATGAAAAATTGCTGTGGTTTGACTGAGGTGAGGATCCTTTAGACTCAGCttacaaaaatgtggaataagcacttATCAGTGAGTGGCCtgaagattgaaaaaaaaaaaaaaagcatgcaaactACAGTATGCACGTATACCAGTCATTTGTCAGGTGCTGGTTGAGTCAAAGGGGTCCTCGCCTCAGTCGACCCTcgtcagttttgcatagtgcaaaTTTAGCTATAAAAATACTATTTGATCTATGAACTGTGTCCTACGGGAAGGGGTATGAGCACATCCAATTTCAGCGAAAAACTGAGTAAGCACACTGAcgcatgcacataaacacacataaacacacacatatacatgcacacacacacctgggcagCCCCCCACCCAGCTGGGTGGCCCAGCTGCGTTGTTATATTGAGCCTGAATGGAAAATTGATCCTGAATGTAAACAACTGGGCAACTTTCACTTCCCTGTCTGAGCTCTTACATCAACTCAGATTTCACCCACTCAGATGCTTCTTACGTGCAGGAAAAACTATCTTAGATGAGAGAAACATAACAAACTGAATGTCACACGGTCCCTGATTGGTTCAAAAATAGCGCCTGACAGGTGTGTCATGTAGTCAAGCCCTGTATCATGGGGGTCTGTAGGCTATGTTCATGCTGTTGATGCATCAGTTGTTCCATCTCACCTCAGGGGAAAATTCAGTGACATTCAATGACAATGCTGTACTATGTTACCTAAAACAACAAAGCATCTCTGTCGGGTGAAAACTTcttaatttcagttttgaaattCGTTGTTGTTTAGATACGGGGCTGACAGCATGATAGCAGCAAAaatgaaagttgttttttttatcatttacagTAAAAGACATGTTACTTCTTGTAAGTTGGAATACCAAAAAGTGGTTCCAATGACAAATATAAGCCAAAATGAACAGTTAGTAATTATTTAgagacttttttatttttagagtgTCTCAATTCTTAATGCTCTCCTAAGCATTAATTCTTAGTACTTGATCATTTgagtgtgtttattattgataaTGTGTTCAAGTATGACTGGGAATTCTATGTGTGGATTACAGCAAATACTGATTGCAGTTTTCACAGAGTGTTCAAGTCAGTTATCTTCATTATAATTTCCTTTGACATTTAATGTTTCACAGCATGCCGTTTCCAgctttttaaattgtattttaccTGGAACTGACTGGCGGCCTCTAGTATTTTCTGAACGTTGCCGTGTGTGATGATGGCTTGGCTTGTGTAGGTGTAGTCCAGGAGAAAACGCATCGTCTCACAGTCCAGCCCCTTTATCTCCACTCGTTCCTCATGACTCTCCCTCAGACCACTGCAGAACATCGCTCTGCAGAAAGACACCCAATCACAAAAAAACTCAAGTAAGAGCAATCACATCGCCGGACAGGTTTATGTGACTGATGGGTTTGATTGATTATTTGTACCTGAAGTAGTGACTGGCAGCAGCAAGTACAGCTCTGTGGCAAGAGAAGTCCTGTCCCTCAACGCTCAGAGTCACGTCGGTCAGCTCTCCACTCACACGCAACGTCTCCATGCCTCTCTGGAGCTCCCCAGGCAGGCCTCCATCTTCCCAGCATAACTCACTTGAACCTCCCACActgtccttctcctcctctgcattGGAGTTATCGCCAGCCAGGGGCAAGGGACAGTCTGTAGTCCTCTCCAGCGAGTCACTCATCTTCACTGCAACACCATGTGAAACTCACTCTAAGGCAACGAACAAACACCTACACAGTATTCAGCTACTTCAGGTGCACCAGCACTacgaaaaagatgaaaaataccCCCCATGTGGTGTGCGCTCGTACAGTTCTGTGGGTTCGAGCTCTCAgagtgtcttttcctgttttcttcacACTTCCTATTCCTGTTCTTATTGGTTTGTGATTGGTGGATGTACATTCTGTGGAAGATATGTAGCAATGGTTGTTTTCTAGATACTTCCTCTTCTGAAGTCACGCCAGGCTGCAGCCTGAGCTGTGTCAATATCCTCTGATTTTATATCctctaatttaaaaaagaaatctgaatCACAAATGCTGGGCCGTTTCTTACAGACCTGACCGAATAGTCATCACCCTAATATTTCTTAGCTGTTTAGAGAAGTGTCAGTTTTAGGTATAATATACTGAAATATATTCTTTCACTCACTTTCCTATCACTGTCAACTGACTCTCACTTCCTGTGGTAAATCCCATCCACCTGACACCTATGTGGGCTAAAACAAATCATACAAAGcataaaaatactgttttatctAGCTATGTCCTACACTGATTCCTTTGTCTTTACTCTGATGTTGACAGCTTtgctttgttgttatttttttttcatcagataAATATAATTTCCCAGTAtcttttccataaaaaaaaaaaaaaaaaaaaaaaaaattctagttTTTATAAGGAATGGCAGTGTGTTATGTTTTCTCACATACTTACAAGTATAGTTCATAATTAAAACTGACATGCTCTCACCACCAAGTGGCACTATTGCTTCCTTTATGATAGgctgtctttttgtctgttcTCCACAGTAAGGACAAGCCAGAGCTTGCACATTATCCATACCTCTTCATTCCCCCCAGAACATAAATGTCACCCATTTCTCACCCTGTTGATGATTGGTAGCCTGTGATATGATGTCATATCACAAATGATCATCATTAACCTAGACATGTGTTGTTGGCCCTGGCTCTCCTTAAACCTGATGTGGAAAAGGGGGTATTGATGCTGTGTTCTTTTGAAATAGAAACCTGTGCAAGTTTAAAGAAAAGCAGATTTTTAAGATAATATATTCCACTTGAATACAACAAAGCCATGTGATAAGAGATCATTATCTCACCCACAATCTATATTTGTTCTCTGGATTATAATGTACCAttcacacatatttgcacacatgcaaactttTCACACCTTTGAGCAAGTGACAATGACTGGCACGTTTCAGTTGCCTCTACCATGCAAAAGTATTGACTATGCAGTTGTCAGGAAACCTTTCAGACTTCCGCCTATATGCACAGGAAGCCTAAACCACATTATAACACTGCACAGTGCACAAAAGGCAGACAgatttcacacactcacacacacactcacacacagagatagatAGCCAGATGGACCTGAGCATAGCACCAAGTGTTATAGTATGAGTGCTGTGTATTAGTTTAACAGGTTCAGGatgaggtgtttcctgcaatcCCTTTGGAGGGCCAGTGTGCTGTTCTGTCTGGGTCTACTTGTGATTCACTGTGGTAAGATTACCAGTTTGGCACATCACACGAAATTCCAGCATTTGCATTCAATTGTGCGAAGTGGTGATGCTGAGTCATACTGTGATGCAGCGGTCCTGAAAGTGTAATATATATagttgtcatatttttttttaatagattgtTAAAGTCAGTTATTGGAagataatgaagaaaaaagatcaagaagcttgttttttttcttctgttgagCATGTCTTAGGTGGAGCGTACAGTAATTATTTCTGCATCTGTCACTTCACTATTGTTCTATTTTCTTCATGAGAATAGTCACGGTTGTTTGTCTTGACTACACAGATCTGATAGATCTCAAGGGAGGCTTACTATACTTTTAAAACAGCATTGTTATCAAACTGCATTTTACAACAATGCTATGATGAAACATTGTGACACACTGTATCTCGGTTGCGACTTAACTATAGGATTTACTTCCCTTTTTATCTTATAACATCTTGGACGCATTGCATATCATCTTGACACAAGCAAAGTCTGACATTGGCAAATGATTTCtgtcaaacagaaacaaagctaCAAGTTCttattcttttcattcattacagcccaaaaaaaaaaaaaaagcatcacacCATCAGTTCGCAGAGGTTTAAAGAGTAATGGATAAGTCTGTTAGAGAGTTTTGTGTGCATAAAACAACAGTGCACAAAGGAGGGCTGACTCTAGTGTAACACTTGTTTCAAACATGACTGACATGATTGACTTGACACTGGATTAACTCATTTTTCAACATCTGGATTCTGTCTGTACACAGGAGAGGCCAGAGTGCTGACTGAAGTGCCGCCTGGCCCTCTGTATCGTGTGGTAGACTCCGAACTGTCCATCTCCTGCAATGTGAGTGGCTTCCGCAACAACAATACTAAGAAAGAATTTGAATTCCGTATGTACAGGCCCGCCAATCCCAATTCTGAGATcaacatcatcagcagcagagagaaagacttCAGCTATGCCATCTTTGACCAGCGCGTGAGAAATAAGGAAGTCACTCTGGAGTATGTGTCGCCAAACTCAGTCTTCTTTAAGATAAAACATCTACAGAAGGGTGACGAGGGGGAATATGAGTGCTTTGCAATTAATATAGAAAGTGGTTATGATGGAATCTACGCTGCAAAGATCACAGTTAAAggtaatcatgttttttttttaatactcagTCCCCATTCTTTACTAGTTCTAACTAAGCTTAGATATTTATCacaatcatttcatcattacaACTCTAAACCAAGCTGATCAAAGTCTGTATGTCAGCATTGTGAAACAtgagtaaacagtaaacagtctGGTTGTTAAAGATAAgttttctgtaattttaatGTCTTGATGTCTTTCTCTGATGTGGTGCTACAGTGATCGACAACTCCTTAATCGTTTCATCACCCATGCCTCCCTCTGTGAGCCATAATGAAGGCGACACCCTGACTCTTACATGCCAAGCCTCCAGCAACACTGTTCAGCACACCCATCTGTCTGTTACCTGGTACCTCCATAAAGATGGGGAGGACCTGGCGCACCCCATCATCTCTCTGGATAGGGATTTCACGCTGAGTCCAGGGCAGGGGTTTGAGGGGCGCTACCAGTCTGGACTTATTCAATTAGACAAGGTGGGCGAGGCCACGTACAGGCTAACGATGGCTCAGCTGGAGCCATCAGACCAGGGCAAGATCCACTGCCAGGCTGAGGAATGGATCCAAGATCCTGACCGCTCCTGGTACTCCATCGCACAAAAGGATGCGGAGGCAACCACGCTGACTGTCAAAGCCAAAGGTTAGAGGCATCTCATCATTTGGTTGCTTTTACATTTCATGTCTAgtacacatttttgtgtgtgatatAAGTTGCTACTTGAGCAGACTTAGAACACTTCCCTTCAAAGGGATGTGGCTGCCTGACAGGATGTATGTGGCTGTGGCTCTTAACCCGTGAAGTCTGACTGTGGTATTGTATGGTACACTTgtagacagaggacagagaaaagCTCATATAGCTCAGAGaataaattgatttttattttcctcaagAGACGTAATAACAACAGCAATCAGCCAGAAATCTCCCCACTTATCTGGTATCATACTTTGCATAACAGTCCAGTTGTAAGAGGTTTCTGCAGTTTTTAATCTCCACCCTGCTGGGCCCATTGAACGGGACCATAACATTACAAGCAAATGCTGCACAGCCACGTTTTCTtgaaacccacagaactttccTTTGAAATTCTAGTCAACATCCCAAtatttccaaagataccaaatatatcctgctgagttccagggaaatgtgtttaaaatgatgcataagacatctaaatgtttttcatttgtggTAATGGTGCAGCCTTAACAAAATGCCagcttgggtttgaatatttcactcaagcATGCTATAGCTCCAATGAAGCGTATGAGTGAGTAAACACCGAATATGTGTGTGACTTTATCATAcagcatggatttttttttctaacttggAAGACACTGTCCAGGAAATTTAAGGGGAGGTGAAGATTCAAGAGGTGAAAAGTCCATACAGACTGAGAGCAGACCAGATCTCTCTTCTGTCCACCTGTCTTCCAGGGCCATTACAGTCCTTCTcagatgtactttattttttatgcattgcTACATTTCCCATCTCActgtacttattttttttttttttatcttgggTAGAAGTGGTGTCAGACAAGAGCTCTCTGGTGGTAACCATATCAGCACAGCAGACGGGGCTGCAGGAGGGGCAGGAGTTGTCTTTGTCCTGCAGTGTGGACGCTCAGGACATCGCAGAACGGTTCTTCTCTGTAGCCTGGCTCCGGGAAGGTGTGGAGCTGGCACGCATCGGCCCCACAGGGGTTCTGTCTGTGGGGCCACTGTACAGTGGccgagaaaaaaaaggtgagctGAGGGCAAGCCGGATCAGAAACCAAGATCACCAGCTCATTTTGCAGCCTGTCGGGACCAGTGACCAGGGAGAATACATGTGCAGAGCATGGCCTGAGGACAGAGATGCAGATGGGAGGTTCACACAGGGAGCAGCCAAGGACTCCAATTCTCTTTCAGTCACTATCTCAGCCGCAGGTCAGTCAGAACAAAGCCACATAAATAACACATATTAGCACACTGCAacacaaatcatttagtctcatgttgaGTCTGAAAAAGTCTTTCTCTtaaaacgataaaaaaaaaaaaaatctgcctgtgggatgagataatcctgcttGTTTTCAACCCTAAATATAGTTGTTGCCAGAATATTATTGAATCAAGTGAAACTTTCTGAAACCAGTAGgatgatctgctttattctgccttgtttcaacatccCAGAAAACACCCCAGAACAAATGATCGCATCataatggcagattttttcacatgtttcaagaaaaacaggatttttaaaCTGAACATGTGGCTAAATGACAAATCAAGTGCACAGTCACCCCTTCTGTCTGCTGCATGATGATTCACCCCATCTTTTCTCTGGTCACAGAAAGTGGGCTCTCAGTTGAAATGGAGAAGAAGAACGTGAGAGTTAATGAAGGTGACAGGCTGCAGCTCACCTGTAAGGTGCGTGGGGTCAAGAGTCAGCTCTCCGTCACGTGGCAACACAAATCCACACCAGCGGGCATCAGCAATGTCATCGCTCTCACTCAGGAGGGGGTTATGGTTGTTGGACCAAATTTTGCAGAGCGCAAAGTTGTTGCAATGCGTCCAGCAACTGACACCTTCACCCTGGAGCTGAATGAGCTCACACCGTCTGACTCTGGTTCCTACCAGTGCACGGTGACTGAGGGGACCACAagcaacagccaatcagattctgGCAACGTGTCAGTCACTGCTGTTGGTAAGGCCTGCTACCACCATGGTACATGTGCGTTTTGTCATCATGGTGGTGTCTATatgtctgcctgtttgtgtcTAGAGCCATTTTTCTGAAAAGAAGAACACCAGATTAATACACAGCAGAGTCTGCATACTTACACTTTGCTGCATACTTTTTGCATATTAAAAGGAAAAGGGTGATTTCCTTGAACCCCCTATACAGTATCTACTAACCATAACAGATATGCTGACATAGAAAAATTTGCTAATTAATGCACTCATGAGCTTAATTCATAAACTCAAGACTGTACTGGTAGAGTTAACTCACAAGATAGCTCCAGTATCTtgtgtagtaaaaaaaaaaaaaaaaaaaaaaagggaaattaaatTGGAAACTGTGCAAAGCAGTGCAAAATCTGTGACCATGTGAGTATGACTGACACTCTTTGGACATGTCATGAAGCCACAgtttttttaaagtaacagaGCCAGACAACTTCCCCTTTCTTCTTACTCACCACTACCTTTGTTCTAATTGTCTTACAGAGTCCCTTTTAAAGGTGCGTCTAACAAATCGCAACCCTGTAGTGACTGTGGGAGATGAGGTGGAGCTGGTGTGTCGGCTCAACGGGCCACGCCTGCCAGTGACGCTGAGGTGGAGTGTTAAGCGTGGTGACTCGTCTCCAGATACCATCTTGACACTGGCTCCTAATGGTGACATCGACTGGTCAGGGGACCAGAGCCGCTACCAGCTGAAGTCGGAGAACTTTGGAGATGAAGTCCAACAGACTCTG includes:
- the klhl6 gene encoding kelch-like protein 6 translates to MSDSLERTTDCPLPLAGDNSNAEEEKDSVGGSSELCWEDGGLPGELQRGMETLRVSGELTDVTLSVEGQDFSCHRAVLAAASHYFRAMFCSGLRESHEERVEIKGLDCETMRFLLDYTYTSQAIITHGNVQKILEAASQFQFLRVVDACAGFLSKSLHPESCVGVLRLADSHALPALRIRAQDYIISEFSQVIQQEDFLEMPAEALESVLQRDDLNVTCEECVFEALMCWVRGQEDERCPLLARLLSYVRLPLLEPAYFVEKVESDELIRHCSGAFPLLQEARIYHLSGREVVSERTKPRVRHFLSEVFMIIGGCTKDERFISTVTCLDPLRRSRLEVAKLPITEMEEESQNKKWVEFACITFRNEVYISGGKETKHEVWKYNGALDRWIQMEPLLTGRWRHKMAVHRGKVYALGGFDGIQRLSSVEAYDPFHNRWTQVSPLLLGVSSFAAASYDRWIYVIGGGPNGKLATDRVQCWEPGTENWELRAPIPIEAKCTNAVTFKDCIYVVGGAMHAMYCYSPLSDSWSLVTRLGERASCAIAACNNKLFITGGRDDKNQVISTVMCWDTTNGALTEECVLPLGVSHHGSVTLMKSYTHIHKLSPAANCI